The DNA sequence ttatttttacatcCTATTAAAGATTTCGTTTGTTATTTATTTAGGGTGAGGTATGGCAAATAACTACAAATCGGATAAGATTTACATATGATTGgatcaaattaaacctaaatgataTGCTTAATAGCTTACCAAAGCTTATGAATAAACCTAACCATATATGCTTCATCAAGATTTTAAACAAGAAAGAGACACCTCCAAattgtattaaaaatattttaaaccttTTATCTAACTTAATTGATACAAAAAATTTTCATATGAAGGAAATAAAAGTGCTCACTGTGTGACTTCAAGTGCTAAAAACTTTCAAGTTCGATTAGGTTTGGAGGACTCACTAACCTCTCTCTTCTTTCAATTGACTCCATGATATATTGACCCCAAATCCACTAACTCGATAGGCCTCAGGAATATCTATTAGTATGTTATGCATTTTTCGTATAATTACATAAATACTTAATTATTAAAACAAAATCAAAGATGATATATGACATGTTTGCTTAAATCTCAATTCGTTAACTGAAGATAGTTTTTATTGGGATTcaactataataaaaaattattattattataaataaataaataaataaatagtatgTTAAAAGAGTAGAGTCAGTCTTTTTCAacgaaaattatttatttttttatttatggatTATATTCTTTATTCTTTTGTACTATAAATCAATTGATGTGCTTCCTTTGCTTCCCTTCACGTTCAAGCACGGGATCTTAGCTGTTCGCACGACTTGAAAAGCACGCGTGTCGCTTGGAGGGTCGTGGTTGGAACATTTCCTTCCGAACGCCCTGTCATCCACTCCGCACACAACACGTTACCCGTTCCAATCTAAATCCTTCCACCTATCTTTCTCTGTTGGAGACTCCACTCGCTGCTCTTCTCCCTGCAACTACCTCGTGAAAGCTTCCACCTTTCGTCTGCTACCTAACGGCCCAAATCCTGATCCTTGACCCTGGGATGGAGACGGAGCTGAAGGCGGCGGCGATGACGCCCTGGTCGCGCCTGAGCTGGGACATCGTCGAGTTAATCCTTTCCTACCTCCCACTCCGGTCAGTCGTTGTTGCTGGCGCCGTCTGCAAGCAGTGGCGCGCAGTGATCGCGGACCCGGGCTTCGCCGTCCGGGCCGCCTCGTCCCTTCCGAGGAGGCCCTGGTTCTTCCTCTACGGCCAGAACAACGTCGTCCTCCGTAAGAACCAGGCTTTCGGCTTCGACCCGGACGCCGGCGAGTGGATCGCCCTCCCGCCGTCTCCCTCCGTCCTCCACGTCGACTGCTTCGCTGGCGCCGGGGGGTTCTTCTTCGCCACTACGTCCGCAACCCGGTTCTGCTATGCGCCGCTCCTCCGTGGGCCCTGGCGAGAGACCTCCCCGCTCTTCTTCTCCCGGTGTAACCCCCTCGTGGGCGTGTTCTCCGCTGCCGGAGGCCGCCGGCACTTCATCGTCGTTGGCGGCGCGCGATTCATCGGTGGGCTCGTCGACATCGAGGACCCTCTGGCCGTGGAGATCTACGACCCGGCGTCGAACTCGTGGGAGATCTGCCCCCCTCTGCCGCCGGACTTCCGGACCGGGAATTCGTCGCAGTGGCTCTCCGCCGCGCTTCTGGGCGGCCGCTTCTTCTTCGTGTTCGGGATCTACTCTTGCTCCGTCGCCGCCTTCGATCTAAGTCGCCGCGCCTGGACCGGCGTTCAGACTCTCCGGCCACCGGGGGTGCTCTTCTGCTTCCTCCTGGCCTGCAACGACAAGCTCATCCTCGCCGGGCTCTGCAACGCCCCCGACGGGCCGCCCTGTTTCGCCCTCTGGGCCGTCGACCACACCACCATGGACTTCGCGGAGATCGCCGTGATGCCAAGGGACCTCCTTTCTTGCCTCTTCGACAccgacgacgacgacaacaaGTTCGCCAGCCTCAAATGCGTCGGCCTCGACGGCCGCGTCTACGTATTCAACGAAGACCACCACAAGGCCTACCCGGCCTGCGTCTGCGAGATCTCGGAGGACTCCTCTGCCGGCGTTGCCGAGGCCGCCTCGGGACTAAATCTGAGCTGTTCCTGGAGAAAGGTGCCACCTTTACCTAGCCCCGTGGATCGATTCCATAAGGTCATAGGTTTCTGCTCCCCTGTCCCGGTGAACTCTGTGCTTGGCGGCGGTGTGGATAGAGAATTGTGATACCTCTGCCAATCTTCGCGGTTTCTTTTCCTCTACAGTACTGTTGCTGCTGAAAGCAATGAACTTCGAATCGTGGACTGTTGTTGTTGATGTTTGTGTTGTCAGATGATGGTCTTGTTCTCGTTGACTGTAAGCACTTGTTCTACAGTATTTCTGTGACAGTCTGATGCTCTCATCTTGCAATTGCTCGTTTTGATACTGCCACCGAGTCCTTTGATGTTTACGCGACACAGATACCGTAGCCAACTGATGGAGACTTATTAGTCTTCCATGATCTTATCATCTCCCAGCTTCATCTCTGTTCCAGGCATCCAGACATCTCCAAGTTACAGAACGAAGCTTTTCGAGGCAGTCACCTCCACCACGAACTCCTTTCTCTATCTCCCCCTCTCATGTGATGCCTTTGCTTGCAAGTTATCATTTGTAATAGCTGATCCTGTGACTGTAACAAGCATTCTTCTGCATGTTCTCCTTATAATAGTCATGGGAAGGCATATACCTGAGCATATCTCTGGGTTGTAGATGGGTTTCCCTTGTCCGTGGAGAAAGCTTATGCTTTCTTTTAAAGAATGTATCTTTGAAGGAGCAAAAGCACAGTTCAAATATACATACAAGTGGCAAGATCTTCTTCTACAGAACCATGCAACTGACATAATGTTGACATCTTTAAGCAGCAAAGGAAAATTTTGATTGCAGTGGAATCACCAGAGTAAGTCTTCCATGGTAGCATGTGCAGCTCTGCTGTCTCTGTTTTCACCTCTTCCGATGTAAATCCTTTTATCCAACTTAATTGCATCATCATCTGATCCAAATTAAGCTGCATCCCTCAACAGTAAAAGCTGGCTTTTTGCTGCATCAGATGGTGAGTGCTGCCCAGTATGGCATTCAGCATCGACTGTACCCTTTGACTGCAACAGCTCAAGCATCATTGTAGTGGTCAAAAGACATGCATTTGTCAGCCATGTAGCTGGCAAAGAGATCATAAGCTTTAT is a window from the Musa acuminata AAA Group cultivar baxijiao chromosome BXJ2-1, Cavendish_Baxijiao_AAA, whole genome shotgun sequence genome containing:
- the LOC103996324 gene encoding F-box/kelch-repeat protein At3g24760-like; protein product: METELKAAAMTPWSRLSWDIVELILSYLPLRSVVVAGAVCKQWRAVIADPGFAVRAASSLPRRPWFFLYGQNNVVLRKNQAFGFDPDAGEWIALPPSPSVLHVDCFAGAGGFFFATTSATRFCYAPLLRGPWRETSPLFFSRCNPLVGVFSAAGGRRHFIVVGGARFIGGLVDIEDPLAVEIYDPASNSWEICPPLPPDFRTGNSSQWLSAALLGGRFFFVFGIYSCSVAAFDLSRRAWTGVQTLRPPGVLFCFLLACNDKLILAGLCNAPDGPPCFALWAVDHTTMDFAEIAVMPRDLLSCLFDTDDDDNKFASLKCVGLDGRVYVFNEDHHKAYPACVCEISEDSSAGVAEAASGLNLSCSWRKVPPLPSPVDRFHKVIGFCSPVPVNSVLGGGVDREL